One Pseudomonas tolaasii NCPPB 2192 genomic window carries:
- the aroQ gene encoding type II 3-dehydroquinate dehydratase encodes MPPIVLVLNGPNLNLLGTREPATYGHETLADVAALCGRSAEELGLKIEFRQTNHEGELLDWIHGARARCAGIVINPAAWTHTSVATRDALVASEVPVIEVHLSNVHAREAFRHHSFVSPIAKAVLAGFGSHGYHLALEHFSHTLKG; translated from the coding sequence CTCAATGGCCCCAACCTCAATCTGCTCGGCACCCGCGAGCCCGCCACCTATGGCCATGAAACCCTAGCTGACGTCGCCGCGCTGTGTGGCCGCAGCGCGGAAGAACTCGGGCTGAAGATCGAGTTTCGCCAGACCAACCATGAAGGCGAACTGCTCGACTGGATCCACGGCGCCCGCGCCCGGTGCGCCGGTATCGTGATCAACCCGGCGGCCTGGACCCACACCTCCGTGGCCACTCGCGATGCGCTGGTGGCCAGTGAAGTGCCGGTGATCGAAGTGCACCTCTCCAACGTGCACGCACGCGAAGCGTTCCGGCATCATTCATTCGTGTCCCCCATCGCCAAGGCCGTGCTCGCGGGGTTCGGCAGCCACGGTTATCACCTGGCCCTTGAACATTTCAGCCACACGTTGAAGGGGTGA